The proteins below are encoded in one region of Candidatus Omnitrophota bacterium:
- the dnaJ gene encoding molecular chaperone DnaJ — MPSTKRDYYEILGAKKSATLDEIKKAYRQLAMSHHPDRVPSDEKKAAEEKFKEISEAYAVLSDAQKRALYDQHGHAGIDQKYAYEDIFRGADFNSVFQDLGNAGFSGSIFEDIFSDLGFNISGGRSSRGQRVRRGRDLEITVEITLEEAASGTEKTITVPRYDVCPACSGTGVKSGTKKTACSQCRGSGQVVTSNGFFQLRQTCPRCRGEGNVIQTPCPGCRGEGRVKQVHKIKVKIPPGVDTGSHLRVRGEGEEGAAGRGDLYVIIEMRQHPVFERHHTDLFMEITINLPKAILGGETEVPTLDGHVMMKIPPGTQSGKIFRIKDKGIPDVHTKRSGDELVRVNIEIPKRLTSEQRRLIEEFAKISGK; from the coding sequence ATGCCAAGCACCAAACGCGATTATTACGAAATATTGGGCGCAAAAAAGAGCGCCACACTTGATGAGATAAAGAAGGCATATCGCCAGCTGGCCATGAGCCATCATCCCGATCGAGTTCCTTCTGACGAGAAGAAGGCAGCCGAAGAAAAGTTTAAGGAGATCTCAGAGGCGTATGCCGTATTGTCGGATGCCCAAAAGAGGGCCCTATATGATCAGCACGGACACGCCGGCATAGACCAAAAATACGCTTATGAGGATATCTTCAGGGGCGCCGACTTTAACAGCGTATTTCAGGATTTAGGCAACGCCGGTTTCAGCGGCAGTATCTTTGAAGATATTTTCAGCGATTTGGGGTTTAATATATCCGGGGGAAGAAGCAGCCGCGGCCAAAGAGTGCGCAGAGGGCGTGATTTGGAAATCACCGTCGAGATAACTCTTGAAGAAGCGGCTTCGGGTACGGAGAAGACCATAACCGTACCGCGATATGATGTCTGCCCCGCCTGCTCCGGTACCGGAGTGAAATCGGGCACAAAAAAGACCGCCTGTTCCCAATGCAGGGGATCAGGTCAGGTGGTGACATCAAACGGCTTCTTTCAGCTAAGACAGACGTGTCCTCGATGCCGCGGCGAAGGAAACGTTATACAGACGCCTTGCCCCGGTTGCCGCGGAGAAGGCAGGGTCAAGCAGGTCCATAAAATAAAAGTCAAGATACCTCCCGGAGTTGATACCGGCTCGCATTTGAGAGTCAGGGGCGAGGGAGAAGAAGGCGCTGCGGGTAGGGGCGATCTATACGTTATTATAGAGATGCGCCAGCATCCGGTTTTCGAAAGGCACCATACCGATCTATTTATGGAGATAACAATAAACTTGCCTAAAGCGATATTGGGAGGGGAAACAGAGGTGCCTACGCTTGACGGCCACGTAATGATGAAGATACCGCCCGGCACGCAAAGCGGCAAAATATTCAGGATTAAAGATAAGGGTATTCCGGATGTCCACACAAAGCGTTCGGGAGATGAATTGGTGAGAGTCAATATTGAAATTCCCAAACGCCTTACGTCCGAACAGCGAAGGCTGATAGAGGAATTCGCGAAGATATCAGGAAAATAG
- the miaB gene encoding tRNA (N6-isopentenyl adenosine(37)-C2)-methylthiotransferase MiaB, whose protein sequence is MPNQESKKSYEFFAPKVFIRTFGCQMNERDSEIIYGLMMDRGWKKAESADEADCVLINTCSVRHHAEQRAYSNMGMLAKLKRRKPHLVLGFVGCTAEKDKEIVFKRLPHVDLVVGPSSIYEIPDCIEEALGGRKKALRIGRKVRPEHDNPVYHEDSNRAYISISEGCDNFCSYCIVPYVRGRQRSRPADAIINEIRLAAKTGISEITLLGQNVNSYAKDIEAGYNFTDLLKDVAKIDGVKRIRFVTCHPKDTKEELFRAMRDMPKVHRHIHLPLQSGSAAILKAMKRGYTSEHYLDLVEKLRKYMPDCNLTTDIIVGFPGESDKDFKDTLNIMKKIKFDSAYIFKYSPRPPAESCELEDDVTEDVKKKRHAVLLDEQKIISKMKSGERESHPLPMA, encoded by the coding sequence ATGCCAAACCAAGAATCTAAAAAGAGTTACGAATTTTTTGCCCCCAAAGTCTTTATCCGGACTTTCGGCTGCCAGATGAACGAGAGGGATTCCGAGATCATTTACGGCCTTATGATGGACAGGGGCTGGAAGAAGGCGGAATCGGCGGATGAGGCGGACTGCGTACTTATTAATACGTGCTCGGTGAGGCATCACGCGGAGCAACGCGCATACAGCAATATGGGCATGCTCGCGAAACTCAAGAGGAGAAAACCGCATCTTGTGCTAGGATTTGTGGGGTGTACCGCCGAGAAAGATAAAGAGATAGTATTTAAACGCCTGCCGCACGTAGATCTGGTGGTCGGTCCGTCCAGCATTTACGAAATTCCGGATTGTATCGAAGAGGCGCTTGGGGGGCGAAAAAAAGCCCTTCGGATCGGAAGAAAAGTAAGGCCGGAACATGATAACCCGGTATATCATGAAGATAGTAACAGAGCTTATATTTCTATAAGCGAAGGATGCGACAATTTCTGTTCTTACTGCATAGTGCCTTATGTCAGGGGCAGGCAGCGCAGCAGGCCTGCCGATGCGATAATAAATGAGATCCGCCTCGCCGCCAAAACGGGCATATCGGAGATCACTCTTCTGGGCCAGAATGTAAATTCGTATGCCAAGGACATTGAAGCGGGCTATAATTTTACGGATTTACTTAAAGATGTGGCAAAGATAGACGGCGTAAAAAGGATAAGATTCGTTACCTGCCATCCAAAGGACACAAAAGAAGAGCTTTTTCGCGCCATGCGCGATATGCCTAAGGTGCACAGGCATATCCATCTGCCGCTTCAGTCGGGATCGGCCGCAATATTAAAGGCGATGAAAAGAGGCTATACGTCGGAGCATTATTTGGATCTGGTCGAAAAACTACGCAAATATATGCCGGATTGCAACCTCACCACCGATATAATCGTCGGGTTTCCCGGAGAGAGCGACAAGGACTTCAAAGATACGTTGAATATAATGAAGAAGATAAAATTTGACAGCGCTTATATATTTAAATATTCCCCTCGGCCGCCCGCAGAATCGTGTGAATTAGAAGACGATGTTACGGAGGACGTAAAAAAGAAGCGCCACGCCGTTCTTCTGGACGAGCAGAAAATCATTTCAAAAATGAAGAGCGGGGAGCGGGAAAGCCACCCCTTACCGATGGCGTAG
- the dnaK gene encoding molecular chaperone DnaK — protein sequence MAKIIGIDLGTSNSAAAYMEGGKPVIIPSAEGAGVASGKAFPSYVAFTKDGQRLVGEPARRQAAINAEGTIQAAKRKMGTDFKFKVYGKEYTPQQISAFILQKIKQDAEAYLGDKIEEVVITCPAYFDDNQRTATKDAGEIAGLKVLRIINEPTAACLAYGLEKAQKAQKIMVFDLGGGTLDVTIMEMDQGVFHVQSTSGDTQLGGTDMDKVLLEYIAGQFKRETGIDITNDKMAVQRLREGAEKAKVELSSTLTTDINLPFITADSTGPKHLTMAITRAKLEDLILPIIERCKHPMEQAISDAKLSPKDIDRIIMVGGPTRMPIIQKFVEDYIGKKIERGVDPMECVALGAAIQAAIIKGDVKDVLLLDVTPLSLGIETLGGVNTKLIERNASIPTQKSQIFSTAADNQTAVTIRVLQGERQMADGNVELGRFDLVGIPSAPRGVPQIEVKFDIDRDGIVHVSAKDLGTGKEQSIRITAPKKLSKEEIDKMVKNAEQFAAEDAKRKEEVEIINQADTLTYSTEKSLKDYGDKVSPEERADIEAKLNDLKSAVKDKNISRIKTSMEDLTKASHKLAEEIYKQASAKQKEQGGPEQASGAGSSQKQAEDGPAGAEGGPASGGKKKDDDIIDAEYKEE from the coding sequence ATGGCTAAGATAATAGGAATAGACTTAGGCACATCAAATTCCGCGGCAGCGTATATGGAGGGCGGCAAGCCTGTTATTATTCCCTCTGCCGAGGGCGCGGGTGTTGCTTCCGGTAAGGCATTTCCGTCATATGTCGCGTTTACGAAAGACGGACAGCGTTTAGTGGGCGAGCCGGCGCGCCGGCAGGCGGCTATAAATGCCGAGGGAACCATTCAGGCAGCCAAGCGGAAGATGGGCACCGATTTCAAGTTTAAAGTCTATGGCAAGGAATATACGCCGCAGCAGATATCGGCCTTCATCCTGCAAAAGATAAAACAGGACGCGGAGGCATATCTCGGAGATAAAATCGAGGAAGTAGTCATAACATGCCCTGCGTATTTTGACGACAATCAAAGGACGGCTACGAAAGACGCGGGCGAGATCGCGGGTTTGAAAGTTTTAAGAATAATCAACGAGCCGACAGCCGCTTGTCTTGCCTATGGCCTTGAGAAGGCTCAAAAAGCGCAGAAGATCATGGTCTTCGATCTGGGCGGCGGGACATTGGATGTCACTATAATGGAAATGGACCAGGGCGTATTTCATGTGCAATCGACATCGGGCGACACTCAATTAGGCGGCACGGATATGGATAAGGTCCTGCTTGAATATATTGCCGGACAATTTAAGCGCGAAACCGGCATAGACATCACGAATGATAAGATGGCCGTCCAGAGACTGCGCGAAGGCGCTGAAAAGGCGAAGGTGGAATTGTCATCGACGCTTACTACCGATATTAATCTGCCGTTTATTACGGCCGATTCGACCGGCCCCAAACATCTGACCATGGCGATCACCCGGGCGAAATTGGAAGACCTGATTTTACCTATAATAGAGCGATGCAAGCATCCTATGGAGCAGGCGATTTCCGACGCGAAATTATCGCCTAAGGACATAGACCGTATTATCATGGTGGGCGGCCCGACGAGGATGCCTATCATCCAAAAATTTGTTGAAGATTATATAGGTAAAAAGATCGAACGCGGTGTCGACCCAATGGAGTGCGTGGCGCTTGGCGCGGCTATTCAGGCGGCGATCATTAAAGGCGATGTGAAGGATGTGCTTCTTTTGGATGTCACGCCGCTTTCTTTGGGCATAGAGACTTTGGGCGGGGTAAACACTAAATTGATAGAAAGAAACGCCTCTATCCCCACACAAAAAAGCCAGATCTTTTCCACCGCAGCGGACAATCAGACCGCGGTTACGATTAGAGTTTTACAGGGCGAGCGGCAGATGGCGGACGGCAACGTGGAATTAGGCAGATTCGATCTTGTCGGGATACCTAGCGCGCCTCGCGGCGTGCCGCAGATCGAAGTAAAATTTGATATAGATAGAGATGGCATAGTCCACGTATCGGCAAAGGACCTGGGTACCGGTAAAGAGCAGTCAATACGCATCACGGCGCCGAAGAAACTTTCCAAGGAAGAGATAGATAAGATGGTCAAGAACGCGGAACAGTTTGCCGCCGAAGACGCGAAGAGAAAAGAAGAAGTTGAGATAATAAACCAGGCAGACACTCTGACGTACAGTACTGAAAAGTCCCTTAAAGATTACGGCGACAAAGTAAGCCCAGAGGAGCGCGCTGATATAGAAGCGAAACTAAATGACCTTAAGAGCGCGGTAAAAGATAAAAATATTTCAAGGATAAAGACCTCCATGGAGGATCTGACCAAGGCGTCCCATAAACTTGCCGAGGAGATATATAAACAGGCGTCTGCCAAACAGAAAGAGCAGGGCGGGCCCGAGCAGGCCTCCGGCGCCGGCAGTTCGCAAAAGCAGGCGGAAGACGGCCCGGCGGGAGCCGAAGGCGGCCCGGCATCCGGCGGGAAAAAGAAAGATGATGACATCATCGACGCGGAATACAAAGAAGAATAA
- a CDS encoding nucleotide exchange factor GrpE, with protein MKDKENQGEKDEALNISKAEYESLKERAEEKEAFYDKYLRASAELENTKKRLEKDKADSIKYANTAFMLEFLPILDNLEIAERHIKEAKDFKAVQEGVDMIQVQIQRFLKDIGVEKIKAVGEKFDPHQHEVVEVDETGEGNDDVIVEELKPGYRLNGVLLRPALVKIAKKKG; from the coding sequence ATGAAAGACAAAGAGAACCAGGGCGAAAAGGATGAAGCGCTGAACATCTCTAAGGCGGAATACGAGTCGCTTAAAGAGCGGGCGGAAGAAAAAGAGGCCTTTTACGACAAATATTTGCGCGCAAGCGCAGAATTGGAAAATACCAAGAAGCGCCTCGAAAAAGATAAGGCAGATTCAATAAAATATGCCAATACTGCCTTTATGCTGGAGTTTCTTCCTATATTGGATAATCTGGAGATAGCGGAAAGGCATATAAAAGAGGCAAAGGATTTCAAGGCAGTGCAGGAAGGCGTGGATATGATCCAGGTTCAGATACAGCGCTTTCTGAAGGATATAGGCGTAGAAAAGATAAAAGCAGTCGGGGAAAAATTTGACCCTCATCAGCATGAAGTAGTGGAGGTGGACGAAACCGGCGAGGGGAATGATGATGTAATAGTGGAAGAACTGAAGCCGGGTTACAGATTGAATGGTGTACTTTTGAGGCCGGCACTGGTAAAGATTGCTAAAAAGAAAGGATAA
- a CDS encoding SPOR domain-containing protein codes for MKRIIIFLLALILIVPAYAVPAYAGTSVFDRGPAEEKASSRTSAPNIEEAFVKGDYNEVVRMASSYLNYRPKNDEKIQCLMGRALLKLNRLDEGRSRFFKVAEETKDKKFQAEATIGIADSYYLDEEYRQARDYYEKVARLYPDLDNMNIVYYALGKCYSKLDNAATAKEYYDKLMRLYPNSLEAKLLKGEGTDSVTYCVQVGSFNKLENAERLRAELKSKGFDAFIQTVTVEGTYFYRVRVGKYSRIGDVEDVARNLRNKGYTTKVCP; via the coding sequence ATGAAAAGGATAATCATATTTTTATTAGCGCTTATACTGATAGTGCCGGCATATGCCGTACCCGCATACGCGGGGACTAGTGTATTTGACAGAGGCCCTGCCGAAGAAAAGGCGAGCAGCCGAACCAGCGCGCCCAACATTGAAGAGGCCTTTGTAAAAGGCGATTATAACGAGGTCGTGAGAATGGCGAGCTCATATCTTAACTACCGCCCCAAAAATGACGAAAAGATACAATGTCTTATGGGCAGGGCGCTTCTCAAATTGAACAGGCTTGATGAGGGGCGCAGCCGCTTTTTTAAAGTGGCCGAAGAGACGAAAGACAAAAAATTTCAGGCGGAAGCGACCATCGGTATAGCCGATTCATATTATCTTGACGAGGAATACAGGCAGGCGAGAGACTATTACGAAAAAGTGGCAAGATTGTATCCCGATCTTGATAACATGAACATAGTGTATTATGCACTCGGCAAGTGTTATTCAAAGCTGGACAATGCCGCGACAGCAAAAGAATATTATGACAAACTCATGCGGCTTTATCCCAATAGCCTTGAAGCAAAGCTTCTTAAAGGAGAAGGTACCGATTCTGTGACTTACTGTGTGCAGGTGGGTTCGTTTAATAAACTCGAAAATGCGGAAAGGTTGCGCGCTGAACTTAAATCCAAGGGCTTTGACGCGTTTATTCAGACCGTGACGGTGGAAGGAACTTATTTTTACCGGGTAAGAGTGGGCAAATATTCGCGGATCGGAGATGTCGAAGATGTGGCGCGAAACCTGCGAAATAAGGGTTACACAACGAAGGTGTGCCCGTAA
- the hflX gene encoding GTPase HflX — MEKAVIVTVRHEKEDSKWSIEDLSAELRELVVSSGVRIAGEALARCSEFSPKYLVGKGKVEEILQLAQAENANVVIFNHDLSGTQQRNLEDVFEIKTIDRTQLILDIFAQRAHSKEGKLQVELAQLVYLMPRLVGEGVMLSRLGGGIGTRGPGEQKLEMERRNIRDSIAQLKKDLDDITAQRDARRKNRERFLASSIAMVGYTNAGKSTLFNALTEAGVAVKDKLFSTLDPTIRRYVLPDNQRVLLSDTVGFIHNLPHHLVESFKATLEETVHADILLHVIDASHPKIQECVRAVKGVLEDLEIGDKPVINVLNKKDKITDNIILSSIEKQFEHPVLISALKHDGIDGLIGRIEREISQLTTEIKITLSHAEMKKYSMIREHGKVLKEEFRDDAIYIEAKIPKRLVPLVSPEKRAKIT, encoded by the coding sequence ATGGAAAAAGCTGTAATAGTTACAGTAAGGCATGAAAAAGAAGACAGTAAGTGGAGTATTGAGGACCTTTCCGCCGAACTTCGCGAGCTTGTCGTCTCGAGCGGTGTCCGCATAGCCGGCGAAGCGCTTGCCAGGTGCTCCGAATTTTCACCCAAGTATCTCGTCGGAAAAGGCAAGGTGGAAGAGATACTCCAACTGGCGCAGGCCGAAAATGCGAATGTTGTAATATTTAATCATGACCTGAGCGGCACCCAGCAGCGAAATCTTGAGGACGTATTTGAAATAAAGACGATAGACAGGACTCAGCTCATTCTTGATATATTTGCCCAAAGGGCTCATTCAAAAGAGGGCAAGCTTCAGGTAGAGTTGGCGCAGCTTGTATACCTGATGCCCCGCCTTGTCGGCGAAGGCGTAATGCTTTCAAGGCTCGGGGGCGGCATAGGGACGAGAGGCCCGGGCGAACAAAAACTTGAGATGGAGAGGCGAAACATACGCGATAGTATAGCCCAGCTCAAAAAAGACCTGGATGACATTACGGCGCAAAGAGATGCGCGCAGAAAAAATAGAGAACGTTTTTTAGCATCAAGCATAGCCATGGTTGGCTATACAAATGCCGGCAAATCGACTCTGTTCAATGCTCTTACTGAAGCCGGTGTCGCAGTAAAAGACAAATTATTCAGCACGCTTGACCCTACCATCAGAAGGTACGTCCTTCCGGACAATCAAAGAGTGCTTCTTTCGGACACCGTCGGGTTTATACACAACCTTCCGCACCACTTGGTGGAATCGTTCAAAGCCACCCTGGAAGAGACTGTCCATGCCGATATACTGCTTCATGTTATAGACGCGAGCCACCCTAAGATACAAGAGTGCGTGCGGGCAGTGAAGGGCGTTCTGGAAGACCTGGAAATAGGGGACAAGCCCGTCATAAACGTCTTGAACAAAAAAGATAAGATAACCGATAATATTATTTTATCCAGCATTGAAAAGCAATTCGAACATCCTGTCCTAATATCTGCCCTTAAGCATGATGGCATAGATGGCCTGATAGGAAGGATAGAGCGGGAAATATCGCAGTTGACCACTGAAATAAAGATAACGCTGTCGCATGCCGAGATGAAGAAATACAGCATGATACGGGAGCACGGCAAGGTGCTTAAAGAGGAGTTCAGGGATGACGCCATATATATTGAGGCAAAAATCCCTAAAAGGCTAGTTCCGCTGGTTTCGCCTGAAAAAAGGGCCAAAATAACTTGA
- a CDS encoding VanZ family protein, whose protein sequence is MANQKKYFLKFWFPVIIYAVLIFWGSSLESPFEVGFEIYGLDKILHALEYAVLGILLARALGASMPDISYGRLIFITFIIGTFYGLTDEFHQQFTPERTASLLDLTADAIGSFLGALAFISFRKRYKAIING, encoded by the coding sequence ATGGCAAACCAAAAAAAGTATTTTTTAAAATTTTGGTTTCCTGTTATAATATACGCTGTCTTGATTTTCTGGGGTTCCTCGCTGGAGAGCCCTTTTGAGGTAGGCTTTGAAATATACGGTCTCGATAAGATACTTCATGCGCTGGAATATGCCGTGCTGGGGATTCTTTTGGCAAGGGCTCTTGGCGCCTCCATGCCGGATATTTCATACGGCAGGCTGATATTTATAACTTTTATCATTGGTACTTTTTACGGGCTGACCGACGAATTTCATCAGCAGTTTACTCCGGAAAGGACGGCAAGCCTTTTGGACTTAACGGCCGATGCTATAGGCAGTTTCTTAGGCGCTTTGGCATTTATATCATTCAGAAAAAGGTATAAGGCAATAATAAATGGCTAA
- the miaA gene encoding tRNA (adenosine(37)-N6)-dimethylallyltransferase MiaA has product MSKKPKIIFILGPTGVGKSEFAVKLAKKIKGEIISSDSMQVYKNMGILSQYPSLKLRRQVPHHLVGVLSPSKEWSAADFVATAKKIAGDIIRRRRTPVIAGGTGLYARAFIEGLFIAPPKNEALRRKLYKEAEDKGNAKLYAKLKKIDPLYASKIHPNDTRRVVRALEVYKLTGKPFSAHHKETKGLKDNYAISIFILNRNREKLYDRINKRVDKMFRCGVTKEVKRLRRFRLSKTAKAVLGFSEISAYLKGEATLEETKELLKMNTRRYAKRQLTWFRREKGALWKKL; this is encoded by the coding sequence ATGAGCAAAAAACCAAAAATAATATTCATATTAGGGCCGACGGGGGTAGGGAAGAGCGAATTTGCCGTAAAACTTGCCAAAAAAATAAAAGGCGAGATCATCTCCTCGGACTCCATGCAGGTATATAAAAACATGGGGATATTGAGCCAGTATCCGTCTTTAAAGTTGCGAAGACAGGTTCCGCATCACCTCGTAGGTGTTTTGAGCCCTTCGAAAGAATGGAGCGCCGCAGATTTTGTGGCAACGGCCAAGAAGATCGCAGGCGACATAATACGCCGAAGAAGAACGCCCGTAATAGCGGGCGGAACAGGCTTGTACGCAAGGGCCTTTATAGAGGGGCTCTTTATAGCTCCGCCGAAAAACGAGGCCTTGCGCAGAAAATTATACAAAGAAGCGGAAGATAAGGGTAACGCGAAACTTTACGCGAAATTGAAAAAGATAGACCCGCTTTACGCGTCAAAGATACACCCGAACGACACGCGCAGAGTAGTGAGGGCCCTTGAAGTATATAAGCTGACCGGCAAGCCGTTTTCCGCTCATCACAAAGAGACCAAGGGACTTAAAGATAACTATGCGATATCGATCTTTATATTGAATAGAAACCGCGAAAAATTATACGACAGAATAAACAAGCGCGTAGATAAGATGTTTCGCTGCGGCGTAACGAAAGAAGTCAAAAGGTTGCGGCGATTCAGGCTCAGCAAAACGGCGAAGGCGGTTTTAGGATTCAGCGAAATAAGCGCTTATCTTAAAGGCGAAGCCACGCTCGAGGAAACAAAAGAACTTCTCAAAATGAATACGCGGCGTTACGCAAAGCGGCAATTAACATGGTTCAGGAGAGAAAAGGGCGCTTTATGGAAAAAGCTGTAA
- a CDS encoding zinc ribbon domain-containing protein, translating into MPTYEYECKKCGHRFEIFQQMSDKPLKKCPECSSAVKRLMGTGGGIIFKGSGFYANDYKSKKDNAAPKSCPNATKDSPSCGSCGANSGGGK; encoded by the coding sequence ATGCCGACATATGAATACGAATGCAAAAAATGCGGGCATCGTTTTGAGATATTTCAACAGATGTCCGATAAGCCTCTTAAAAAATGCCCCGAATGTTCGTCCGCTGTCAAAAGATTGATGGGAACGGGCGGCGGCATCATATTTAAGGGCTCCGGGTTTTACGCGAACGATTACAAATCCAAAAAAGATAATGCCGCGCCCAAATCGTGCCCCAATGCCACCAAAGACAGTCCATCCTGCGGCTCGTGCGGGGCAAATAGTGGCGGCGGCAAATAA
- a CDS encoding MFS transporter, whose protein sequence is MVNFYIAAFLADFAVGAALLALPLFLIYRFAASSLLLGILGAVGALVYSSGVVIIGRMSDRFNRKKIILFGCGLFVLVYSTVPFLKTTNQILIAYAFGSLSMAAFWPILQSWLSQGLGKRDLMRSLTIFNISWSAGLMLGFLSAGFLFALGQKIPFLIGVISILAATVFLYRQPLTPAIKKDAGGNIAVEIWADKPANYTPFVYAAWIANFVSWFNLGVMRNLFPKLGTELGFSTAIVGTLIFIITFAQTAMFFILGKTHRWHYRLGPMILFQFFAFLSLWVFAFSSRTVYFAIAAVFLGLSAGVTYFSSIFYSLHGSKDKGKKSGLHEAVIGTGALFGPLAGGFFAAEFGIRAPYIVAAVVLAAAMLVEVTIVRKQPLKH, encoded by the coding sequence ATGGTTAATTTTTACATAGCGGCATTTTTGGCCGATTTCGCGGTAGGAGCGGCACTTCTGGCGTTGCCGCTCTTTCTTATTTACAGGTTTGCCGCCTCTTCGCTTTTACTGGGAATATTGGGCGCTGTCGGGGCGCTGGTTTATTCATCGGGAGTCGTGATAATCGGCAGGATGTCCGATAGATTTAACCGCAAAAAGATAATTCTCTTCGGCTGCGGCCTCTTCGTGCTTGTCTATTCAACCGTCCCCTTTTTAAAAACGACAAACCAGATACTTATAGCTTATGCCTTCGGAAGTTTATCCATGGCGGCATTTTGGCCAATACTGCAGTCATGGCTTTCTCAAGGACTAGGTAAGCGCGACCTCATGAGATCGCTTACCATTTTTAATATTTCGTGGAGCGCCGGCCTTATGCTGGGTTTTTTATCCGCCGGTTTTTTGTTTGCGCTTGGCCAAAAGATACCCTTTTTAATCGGTGTTATTTCTATTCTAGCTGCCACGGTCTTTCTCTATAGGCAGCCGCTTACGCCCGCGATAAAAAAAGACGCCGGCGGAAATATAGCTGTGGAAATATGGGCGGACAAACCGGCAAATTATACGCCTTTTGTGTACGCGGCCTGGATCGCCAATTTTGTAAGCTGGTTTAATCTAGGAGTTATGCGCAACCTTTTTCCGAAGCTGGGTACGGAGCTGGGGTTTTCTACTGCCATTGTCGGGACTCTTATTTTTATCATAACATTTGCCCAGACAGCCATGTTTTTCATTCTCGGCAAAACTCACAGATGGCATTATAGGCTGGGGCCGATGATCCTTTTTCAATTTTTCGCGTTTCTGTCTTTGTGGGTATTTGCTTTTTCATCCCGCACCGTTTACTTCGCGATTGCGGCGGTGTTTTTGGGGTTATCAGCGGGTGTAACTTACTTTTCAAGCATCTTTTACAGCCTGCACGGTTCAAAGGATAAAGGCAAAAAGAGCGGCCTTCACGAGGCAGTAATCGGTACAGGCGCTTTATTTGGGCCGCTTGCCGGAGGATTTTTCGCGGCCGAATTCGGCATACGCGCGCCGTACATCGTCGCAGCGGTTGTGCTGGCAGCTGCAATGTTGGTAGAGGTAACAATAGTACGCAAACAGCCGTTGAAACACTAA